In Erigeron canadensis isolate Cc75 chromosome 6, C_canadensis_v1, whole genome shotgun sequence, the following are encoded in one genomic region:
- the LOC122602852 gene encoding auxin response factor 4-like, producing the protein MEIDLNDVITSGGENVESCGNEGDLSSLSTSSNCSLSSLSSSSSIYMELWHACAGPLTTLPNKGNVVVYFPQGHLEQIASHSLSTHFSPIEVPSLGLPPQIFCKIVDVQLLANKENDEVFTKLTLLPLPEGNVQEKEEENGGVTPTRSTPQMFCKTLTASDTSTHGGFSVPRRAAEDCFPPLDYKQQRPSQELVAKDLHGVEWKFRHIYRGQPRRHLLTTGWSVFVSQKNLVSGDAVLFLRGEGGELRLGTRRATRPRNILPDTTMGNLNSYADTLASVANAVSTNSTFHVFYSPRSSRADFVVPYAKYVKSVNSMISIGSRFKMKFCMDESPERRFSGVVTSVGDMDPYKWPNSKWRCLKVRWDEDIGNDHQERISPWEIDLSSGSFPLLNIQTSPRFKKLRVGLHATPSGHPAAVRGEHVDFEESIRSSKVLQGQENLGPMSPLYGRDKMNNLLSFGAQPLMHPSFPSNAMMMMGRGSNFVSELMRSTHHQPLSTTLYSGFLGSDNTIFPKVLQGQEICSLRSLTGKSDIASWAPPRADIGCNVLNMYRAPGNPSFYPLGSEGGRNFTFPNTDVYEARPNLGPVMPTNLTRFPIIPPSAGNGISRDNVTELQIPTEKIVVEPNSSSEKDDGASDSIGSSCKLFGFPLNEAPLLLDTKSLSKRSCTKVHKQGNKVGRAIDLSKMSSYRELFMELEVLFNMEGLFNNSDGGWRLLYTDEENDMMVVGDDPWDEFARIATKIHIYTAEEVEKLMSSGVISDNTSCLEEAPAIVDTAKSSSVGQSD; encoded by the exons ATGGAAATTGATCTAAATGATGTAATAACAAGTGGTGGTGAAAATGTAGAATCTTGTGGAAATGAAGGGGACTTATCATCACTATCAACTTCATCAAATTGTTCATTAAGTTCATTATCATCATCTAGTTCAATTTATATGGAACTTTGGCATGCTTGTGCTGGCCCTCTTACTACTCTTCCTAATAAAGGAAATGTAGTTGTGTATTTCCCTCAAGGCCATTTGGAACAAATTGCTTCACACTCATTATCCACTCACTTTTCTCCTATTGAAGTTCCTTCTTTAGGTCTCCCTCCTCAGATCTTTTGCAAAATTGTTGATGTTCAATTGCTT GCAAACAAGGAGAATGATGAGGTCTTCACAAAGCTCACTCTTTTGCCACTACCAGAG GGAAATGtgcaagaaaaggaagaagagaATGGTGGGGTCACACCTACAAGATCAACCCCTCAAATGTTCTGCAAAACACTTACTGCTTCTGATACCTCTACACATGGTGGATTCTCAGTCCCTAGAAGAGCGGCTGAAGATTGTTTTCCACCTCTG GATTATAAGCAGCAGAGGCCTAGTCAAGAACTAGTTGCAAAGGATCTCCATGGAGTTGAATGGAAGTTTAGGCATATTTACAGAG gtCAGCCGAGGCGGCATTTGCTTACAACGGGCTGGAGCGTCTTTGTGAGCCAAAAGAATCTGGTTTCCGGGGATGCGGTTCTTTTCTTGAG GGGTGAAGGAGGGGAACTAAGGCTGGGTACCCGAAGAGCCACCCGACCAAGAAACATCCTTCCTGATACAACCATGGGTAACTTGAACTCTTACGCTGACACTCTTGCTTCAGTTGCTAATGCTGTGTCAACCAACAGTACTTTTCATGTGTTCTATAGTCCAAG GTCTAGCCGAGCGGATTTTGTTGTTCCATACGCTAAGTACGTGAAATCAGTCAATAGTATGATATCTATTGGTTCAAGATTCAAAATGAAGTTCTGTATGGATGAGTCTCCTGAACGAAG ATTCAGTGGAGTTGTGACCAGTGTAGGTGATATGGATCCTTACAAATGGCCTAACTCGAAATGGAGATGCCTAAAG GTGAGGTGGGATGAAGATATTGGGAATGATCACCAAGAACGAATATCTCCATGGGAGATCGATCTTTCCAGTGGGTCCTTTCCATTGTTAAACATTCAGACTTCCCCACGGTTCAAGAAATTGCGTGTAGGTTTGCATGCAACTCCTTCTGGACACCCTGCAGCTG TGCGGGGTGAACATGTAGACTTTGAGGAGTCAATAAGATCCTCTAAGGTCTTGCAAGGTCAAGAAAATTTAGGTCCGATGTCACCTCTCTATGGGCGTGACAAGATGAATAACTTGTTGAGCTTTGGGGCACAACCCTTGATGCATCCGAGTTTTCCATCAAAtgcgatgatgatgatggggaGGGGTTCCAATTTCGTTAGTGAACTTATGAGGAGTACTCATCATCAGCCTCTCTCAACCACCCTTTATTCGGGCTTTCTGGGATCTGATAATACTATATTCCCGAAGGTCTTGCAAGGTCAAGAAATTTGCTCATTGAGATCATTGACTGGAAAATCCGATATTGCTTCTTGGGCTCCACCAAGAGCCGATATTGGTTGCAATGTTCTCAACATGTATCGAGCACCTGGGAATCCCAGTTTCTATCCACTTGGTTCTGAAGGTGGGAGAAACTTCACTTTTCCAAACACTGATGTTTATGAAGCAAGACCCAATCTAGGTCCCGTCATGCCTACAAACTTAACGCGGTTTCCTATCATTCCACCTTCGGCTGGGAATGGTATCTCGAGGGATAATGTAACCGAGCTTCAGATTCCCACTGAAAAAATTGTCGTTGAACCAAATTCCAGCAGTGAGAAAGATGATGGTGCTTCTGATAGCATTGGGAGTAGCTGCAAACTCTTTGGGTTTCCCTTAAATGAAGCTCCTTTGTTACTTGATACTAAAAGTTTAAGCAAGAGGAGTTGTACCAAG GTACACAAACAAGGAAACAAGGTTGGAAGGGCCATTGATCTATCAAAAATGTCAAGTTATCGTGAGTTGTTCATGGAGTTAGAAGTGCTATTTAACATGGAAGGCTTGTTTAATAACTCTGATGGTGGATGGCGATTGCTGTATACTGATGAAGAGAACGACATGATGGTTGTCGGTGATGATCCATGGGA TGAGTTTGCGAGAATCGCTACAAAGATACACATATACACTGCCGAAGAAGTAGAAAAGCTGATGAGCAGTGGGGTAATCAGTGACAACACAAGCTGCTTGGAGGAAGCGCCGGCTATAGTCGACACAGCCAAGTCATCATCAGTCGGCCAGTCTGACTGA
- the LOC122602825 gene encoding isovaleryl-CoA dehydrogenase, mitochondrial-like has protein sequence MMMVKRLVKSARSSSSSIAATPAAFRASFSTSMLFDDTQIQFKESVAQFAQEHIAPHAEKIDKTNYFPENVNLWKLMGDFNLHGITAPEEYGGLGLGYLYHCLAMEEISRASGSVGLSFGAHSNLCINQLVRNANAAQKEKYLPKLISGEHVGALAMSEPNAGSDVVGMKCKADLVDGGYVLNGNKMWCTNGPVAQTLVVYAKTDIASRSKGITAFIIEKGMPGFSTAQKLDKLGMRGSDTCELVFENCFVPHENVLGEVGKGVYVMMSGLDLERLVLSAGPIGIMQACLDIVLPYVRQREQFGRPIGEFQLMEGKIADMYTSLQSSRSYMYSVARQCDNKVLVPKDCAGVILVAAERATQVALQAIQCLGGNGYVNEYPTGRLLRDAKLYEIGAGTSEIRRIIIGRELFKEQ, from the exons atgATGATGGTTAAAAGGTTGGTGAAATCagcaagatcatcatcatcatcaatagcAGCCACCCCTGCTGCATTTCGTGCCTCTTTTTCAACTTCTATGTTGTTTGATGATACCCAGATTCAG TTTAAAGAAAGTGTTGCACAATTCGCCCAAGAGCATATCGCTCCTCATGCTGAAAAAATAGACAAAACGAATTATTTTCCTGAG AATGTGAACTTATGGAAACTAATGGGGGACTTTAATCTTCATGGAATCACTGCCCCAG AGGAATATGGAGGACTGGGTCTCGGTTATCTATATCATTGCTTAGCTATGGAGGAGATTAGCCGTGCATCAGGATCGGTTGGGCTATCCTTTGGTGCCCATTCTAACCTCTGCATCAATCAGCTG GTGAGAAATGCAAATGCTGCACAGAAGGAAAAATATTTGCCtaag CTAATCAGTGGGGAACACGTCGGAGCTCTTGCAATGAGTGAGCCGAATG CTGGTTCAGATGTTGTTGGTATGAAATGCAAAGCAGATCTTGTTGACGGTGGTTATGTTTTAAATGGGAACAAGATGTGGTGCACCAATGGTCCAGTTGCTCAAACCCTG GTGGTTTATGCTAAAACAGATATTGCTTCTCGGTCAAAAGGGATAACGGCATTTATTATTGAGAAAGGGATGCCCGG GTTCAGTACTGCCCAAAAGTTGGACAAACTTGGGATGCGAGGAAGTGATAC ATGCGAGCTTGTTTTTGAGAATTGCTTTGTTCCTCATGAGAATGTTCTTGGTGAAGTAGGAAAAG GAGTTTATGTGATGATGTCGGGTTTAGATTTAGAGAGACTTGTACTATCAGCTGGACCCATTGGCATCATGCAGGCATGTCTTGATATTGTTCTTCCTTATGTACGCCAACGAGAACAATTTGGCCGCCCAATTGGAGAGTTTCAACTTATGGAG GGAAAAATTGCAGACATGTATACATCTTTGCAGTCTTCAAG ATCCTACATGTATTCTGTGGCAAGACAATGCGACAATAAAGTACTTGTTCCAAAG GATTGTGCTGGAGTTATACTCGTTGCTGCTGAAAGAGCCACCCAAGTTGCTCTGCAG GCAATTCAATGTTTGGGTGGCAATGGGTACGTAAATGAGTACCCGACTGGCCGGTTGTTACGAGATGCAAAGTTATATGAGATTGGGGCCGGAACCAGTGAGATTAGAAGGATCATTATTGGCCGTGAACTCTTCAAGGAACAATAA
- the LOC122602824 gene encoding transmembrane protein 209: MDGGTGRAKQDLSSLSSSSSSNNNNNPVKQKFTVYQNPAISAALTNNSLRPSISTFLFILSIVSSSAYSLASFILRENDFVDSSKLRFVTQDVAYIFLKVTQAVLALVLIGSLFALLKAISLWKTKAAKPVSTSNGTSDHINLSNRQLGLLGLKSKVQEVDSNSSKEPTKAKVKTTPSNTLVPLHQPFMGSGHKSRINSEKSITSSGKKMHSFSTPSKPPVSSSVYLVPSQSPNMKTSSGSDKYVSTPWSSKRASSTREISTEEQLETFLADIDEKFSMSAGKMTTPSPTVPGFGISSPGTNTSGTTRSTPLRPVRMSPGSQKFSTPPKKGEGDLPPPMSMEESINAFERLGVYPQIEQWRDHLRQWFSSVLLNPLLVKIDNSHLKVMDAATKLGISVTISKVGIDSTVGSTAAVSSNERNNDWQSAYTLEEEGLLLQLRTTLVQTLNANLSRSSLGGIQQMQVQNPSIPLIQDCIDVITEHQKLLAIVKGEWTKGLLPQSSIRPDYTVQRIRELAAGTCVKNYEYTTNRDILNKKWTEVPTDSHLLLYLFCAFLEHPKWTLHVDATCHAGVQSSKNPLFLGVLPPKERFPEKYLAVISGVPSVLHPGACLLAVGKQSPPVFALYWDKKPQFSFEGRTALWDSVLLLCHKIKTDYGAIVRGTHLGSSALGILPIFVEENSE; encoded by the exons ATGGATGGGGGAACTGGAAGAGCTAAACAGGActtatcatcattatcatcatcatcatcatcaaataataataataatccggTAAAACAGAAATTTACAGTGTATCAAAATCCAGCAATTTCTGCTGCCCTAACTAACAACAGTCTCCGTCCTTCCATTTCTACTTTCCTCTTCATTCTCTCCATTGTCTCCTCTTCCGCTTATTCTCTCGCTTCCTTCATCCTCAG GGAAAACGACTTTGTTGACAGTTCGAAGCTCAGATTTGTTACACAAGACGTTGCTT atatatttttgaaagtgacaCAGGCTGTTTTGGCTCTGGTTTTAATTGGATCTTTATTTGCGCTTCTGAAAGCCATCTCGTTATGGAAAACAAAAGCTGCTAAACCTGTATCTACCTCTAATGGCACCAGTGACCATATAAATCTTAGCAACCGACAATTAGGTCTGTTGGGATTAAAGTCGAAGGTTCAGGAAGTCGATTCAAACTCTTCAAAGGAACCAACCAAAGCTAAGGTTAAAACAACACCTTCAAATACTCTTGTCCCCCTTCACCAACCGTTTATGGGATCAGGCCATAAAAGTCGTATAAACAGTGAAAAATCGATTACCAGTAGTGGAAAAAAGATGCATTCTTTCAGTACACCATCTAAACCACCCGTCTCCTCATCAGTCTATCTTGTCCCTTCACAATCACCAAATATGAAGACATCATCAGGCTCGGACAAATATGTTTCCACTCCTTGGTCAAGTAAACGAGCATCTTCTACCAGAGAGATATCAACTGAAGAACAGCTTGAAACTTTTTTAGCAGACATTGATGAAAAGTTTTCCATGTCTGCTGGTAAAATGACTACCCCATCTCCCACAGTACCTGGGTTTGGTATATCTAGTCCCGGTACCAACACTTCTGGTACTACCAGAAGTACACCGCTAAGGCCTGTTCGCATGTCCCCTGGTTCTCAGAAGTTTAGTACCCCACCAAAGAAAGGAGAGGGTGATCTTCCTCCTCCCATGTCAATGGAAGAGTCAATTAATGCTTTTGAACGCCTAGGTGTTTATCCACAAATCGAGCAGTGGCGTGACCATCTTAGACAGTGGTTCTCTTCGGTTCTGCTGAATCCATTGCTTGTGAAAATTGACAACAGCCACTTAAAG GTCATGGATGCTGCTACTAAACTCGGCATATCTGTTACAATCAGCAAAGTAGGAATTGATTCCACTGTAGGATCTACTGCAGCTGTCTCTTCCAATGAGAGAAATAATGATTGGCAGTCTGCATATACCCTTGAGGAAGAAGGCCTTCTTCTTCAGTTACGTACTACTCTTGTGCAAACTCTTAATGCTAACTTAT CAAGGTCTTCTCTAGGTGGtattcaacaaatgcaagttcAGAACCCTTCAATCCCTCTCATTCAGGATTGTATAGACGTAATAACTGAACACCAGAAGCTTCTTGCTATAGTGAAAGGGGAGTGGACAAAGGGCTTGCTACCACAGAGCAGTATACGGCCAGATTATACAGTACAGAGAATCCGAG AACTTGCTGCAGGAACCTGCGTTAAGAATTACGAATATACAACCAACAGAGACATCTTGAATAAGAAATGGACTGAAGTTCCCACAGACTCTCATCTGCTGTTGTATCTTTTTTGTGCTTTCCTGGAACACCCAAAATGGACGCTACATGTGGATGCTACCTGTCATGCTGGTGTCCAGTCTAGCAAAAATCCTTTATTTTTGGGTGTACTTCCACCAAAAGAACGGTTTCCAGAGAAGTACCTGGCTGTCATTTCCGGAGTGCCCTCAGTGTTACACCCTGGGGCTTGTTTATTGGCTGTTGGGAAACAAAGCCCCCCTGTCTTTGCCTTGTATTGGGATAAAAAGCCCCAGTTTTCTTTTGAG GGGAGAACAGCTCTTTGGGACTCTGTATTGCTTTTATGCCATAAGATTAAGACTGATTATGGTGCCATCGTTAGGGGAACGCATCTGGGTTCTTCAGCCTTGGGTATTCTTCCCATTTTTGTTGAAGAAAACAGTGAGTGA